From a single Rutidosis leptorrhynchoides isolate AG116_Rl617_1_P2 chromosome 5, CSIRO_AGI_Rlap_v1, whole genome shotgun sequence genomic region:
- the LOC139848119 gene encoding nuclear transcription factor Y subunit B-3-like, translating into MADSDNESGGGHNGDHSLREQDRFLPIANVSRIMKKALPANAKISKDAKETVQECVSEFISFITGEASDKCQREKRKTINGDDLLWAMTTLGFEDYVEPLKVYLQRFRDMEGEKTALAGAGRQGGERETAGGSGNGSVVNMGNNNGGGGGGGMYGSMTGHQSHHNHQGGHVYGSGGYYQMGQNPNGKMDSVYPGSGSFNGRPR; encoded by the coding sequence ATGGCGGATTCTGATAACGAATCCGGCGGTGGTCACAACGGCGATCACTCACTCCGGGAACAAGACAGGTTTCTTCCGATAGCAAACGTAAGCCGAATCATGAAAAAAGCGCTACCAGCGAACGCAAAGATCTCAAAAGACGCAAAGGAAACAGTACAAGAGTGTGTATCTGAGTTCATTAGTTTCATCACCGGCGAAGCTTCCGATAAGTGTCAGCGAGAGAAACGGAAAACGATCAACGGCGATGACTTGCTATGGGCGATGACGACGTTAGGGTTTGAAGATTACGTTGAGCCGTTAAAAGTTTACTTACAGAGGTTTAGAGATATGGAAGGCGAGAAAACCGCGCTCGCCGGCGCCGGAAGACAAGGCGGTGAGAGAGAAACCGCCGGTGGAAGTGGGAATGGCAGTGTTGTAAATATGGGGAATAATaatggaggtggtggtggtggtgggatgTATGGGAGTATGACGGGGCATCAATCACATCATAATCATCAAGGAGGACACGTGTACGGGTCGGGTGGTTATTATCAGATGGGTCAAAACCCGAATGGGAAAATGGATTCGGTTTATCCGGGATCTGGTTCATTTAATGGAAGGCCGAGATAG